The stretch of DNA CCGCCTCCTGCTCGGTGAAGACGCGGCCCGCCTCCACCCCCATGTCGCGGGAGGTGAAGTAGCTGGCCGACGCGCCCGAGATGCGGACGCTCTCCAGCGTCCGGCCGCCGGGGCCGCTCACCCGGCCGCCGCGGTCGGAGTTGATGGAGAGGATCCCCGGCGTCTCCATCCGCTCGTCCAGCCACGCCGCGTCCTCGAAGGTGAGCCGGGGGCGGCGGCGCCACTCCCGCCGGAGCGCCGGGTCGTCGCTCATGGTCACCGAGGGGCGCTGGCGGAGCATCACGCTGTTGAATCCATACACCTTCCCGGCGAAGTCCTCCTTCATGTAGGAGTCCATCCCGGTGATCAGCGTGATCACGGCGATCAGGAAGGTCACCCCCATCACCGTCCCGAGGACGGTGAAGAAGGCCCTCAGCTTGTTGACGCGGATCATCTCCAGCGAAACGCGCAGCGCCTCGCCCAGCGGCATCCGCGTCCGCGTCCGTCCGGCCATGGTCAGGCCTCGGTGAGGGCGGCCCCGGCGTCCTCCTCGGCGGCCGCGCGGGCCGCCACCGGCGCGGGCGCCTGCAGCAGGTCGCTGTGGACGGTGCCGTCGCGCAGGGTCACGACGCGCTCGGCGTGCGCCGCGATGTCGTGCTCGTGCGTGACCATGATGACCGTCTGCCCCTCGGCGTGCAGCCGCGCGAAGAGCGACATGATCTCCTCCGAGGTGCGCGAGTCCAGGTTCCCCGTGGGCTCGTCGGCCAGGAGGATGGAGGGCGTGTTCACCAGCGCCCGCGCGATGGCCACGCGCTGCCGCTGCCCGCCCGAGAGCTCGTTGGGACGGTGGTCCATCCGGTCCCCCAGCTCCACCGACCGGAGCGCCTCGGCCGCCCGCTCGCGCCGCTCCTTCTTCCCCACCCCGGCGTAGACCAGGGGGAGCTCCACGTTCTGGAGCGCGGTGGAGCGCGGGAGGAGGTTGAAGGTCTGGAAGACGAAGCCGATCTCGCGGTTGCGGACGCGCGCCAGCTCGTCGTCGCTCATCCCGGCCACCGGGTGGCCGTTGAGGATGAACTCCCCGGAGGTGGGGGTGT from Longimicrobiaceae bacterium encodes:
- a CDS encoding ABC transporter ATP-binding protein — its product is MSAARGVVIEARGLQKHYQLGAETVRALRGVDLVIRRNEYVAIMGPSGSGKSTFMNLIGCLDTPTSGEFILNGHPVAGMSDDELARVRNREIGFVFQTFNLLPRSTALQNVELPLVYAGVGKKERRERAAEALRSVELGDRMDHRPNELSGGQRQRVAIARALVNTPSILLADEPTGNLDSRTSEEIMSLFARLHAEGQTVIMVTHEHDIAAHAERVVTLRDGTVHSDLLQAPAPVAARAAAEEDAGAALTEA